The genomic segment GCGTCCTGCTGTACTTCCGCCGCCGCGCGCTGCGCATCCTGCCCGCCTACTGGCTGGCGCTGACCGTGCTGGCGATCTGGCCCGGCCTGCTGCTCGTGCACTCCGGCACGTGGTGGGTGTACTACGGCTTCCTGCAGGATCTGCGGGTGCCGTGGATCGAGGGCGGCATCACCGCGGCGTGGAGCCTGTGCGTCGAGGTTCAGTTCTACCTCCTGCTGCCGCTGTACGCCCTGGCCTGCGCGCGCTGGCTGAGCGGGCGGTCCTCCGCCGTGCAGGCCCGCGCCGAGGCCGGCGCGCTCGTGTTCCTGGCCGCGCTGTCGCTGCTGACGCGCACGTTGTTCTTCGACGATCCCGCCCCCGACACCGTGGCGAACACGATCGCCGGGACGTTCACGTGGTTCGCGCTGGGCATGGGCACGGCGGTGCTCAGCGTCCGCTGGCACGCCACACCGGTCGCGCAGCGTCCCGTGCCGCTGCGAGTCCTCGCCCGGCGCCCCGGCGCCGCGTGGGTGCTCAGCGCGCTCCTGCTGCTGCTCGTCACGCGCATCGGCATGCCCACGGTGACGATCACGGGGTACGACGGGCGCGACTGGTTCTTCGGGCACGTGCTCTACGGCGCGATCGCGCTGTGCTTCGCCGCGCCCGCGATGCTCGGCGACCCGGCCCGCGGCGGCGTGCCGGGGCGGGTCCTGGGCTGGCGGCCGGTCGCGTGGCTGGGCCTGGTGTCCTACGGCATCTTCCTGTGGCACCAGCCGCTGACGGGCAAGTTCATCGGCGTGCAGGATTGGACGACGCACGGGTCGTTCATCGTCTACACGCTCGTGGTCGCCGGCGTGGCGACGGGCTTCGCGACCCTCAGCTACTACCTCGTGGAGCGGCCGCTGCTGCGGTTCAAGGACCCGCCGGCACGGTCGCCCGGACGGACCCCCGGGGGCGACCCATCCGAGATCACGAGAGATGAGCCGCCCCGAACCGTCCTTGGCATCCAGCCGCCGACGGAGTCGCTGGAAGGCCGAGTCGGCCGACCTTAGCCCGCGCCGCCGCGCCGGTTCATCAAGAGATCGACAACGGATGCACAACGCACGGATCAAGGCGCGAGGTGCCCGGCGGCCTCGATGCGCAGGCCGCGCATCAGGCGGGCACAGGTGACACCCCACGACGTCCGGGAGACCTCGGTGTTCAGCGCCTCGACGACGAGCTCCTCGAGCGGGTCCGCGCACGCCGACGCGTGGTCGACGATCGCCCAGCCCGGGCGCTGCAGCCCGAGGTCCAGCTCGAAGACGACCTCGTCGAGCCCGGGCACGGGGAGCGGCCTGCTGAGCTGGTCGAGCGCGAACTGGGCCATCGCGCGCCGACCCTACCCGCGCGGCCGTGGGCGGTGCCGAGCGCGCTGGGCATCATTCCCCGCAACGTGCGGGGATCGGCGCCCCGCGCCGCCGTCCCCGCCGGGGATGGGGCGGGGAACGGCATGAGCGCTGGCGTCCGAGGACGCACGGCCCTTCTCAGAGCGACGCGCCCTCGAAGGGTCTTCCTGAAGCCACCTCCCACCGAGCGTCCTGCCCGGCCGGGGGCTGTCCATCAGCCGGCGCTCGCCGGTCCTGGCGCCGACGCCAGCCCGACGGGGTCCAGCGCGCGGGCACGATCCAGCGCATGGCCGGCCGACACCGTGTCGCCCTCGCGGGCCAGCACGATCGACAGCGCCAGCCAGGCGTTGCGGCGATCGGGCTCACGGTGCACGGCCGCCCCGGCCAGGCGCTCGGCGGGGCGCAGCGCGCCGACCCGGGAGAACGCCACCGCGCCGTTGACGAGCTCCTCCACGTCGCGGCAGTGGGCCTGCAGCCGGGCGGCGATGCCCGCGGCGTCGGCGACCGGACGCCGCCCGAGCGTGACCGACAGCGCGTCGACCTGGGCCCGCGCGCACGCGTCGTGCGCGGCGTGGCGGCTGACCCCGAGGACGACGAGCGCGACGGCGCAGGCCAGGAGGGCGATCCGGTGGATCATCGCGGCGGATCGTATGGCAGGGTGTCGGCCCAGATGCCGCCGCCGCTCGTCTCGATCCTCGTCCCCGCCTACGGCGAGGCCGGCACGATCGGCGAGGTCGTGCGCCGCGTGCTGGCCCTCGACGGCCTCGAGATCGAGCTCCTGGTGATCGACGACGGCTCGACCGACGCGACGGTGCCCGCGGCCCGCGAGGCCGCCGCCGGCGACCCGCGCCTGCGTGTGCTCACCCACGACCGCAACCGGGGCAAGGGCGCGGCGGTGCGCACGGGCATCGAGGCCTCCCGCGGCGACATCGTGGTGATCCAGGACGCCGACATGGAGTACGACCCCCGCGACCTGCCCAAGGTCCTGCAGCCCCTGCTCGACGGCGCCGCCGACGTCGTCTACGGCACGCGGCTGCGCGGCGGCGAGCCCCAGCGCGCGCACCTCTTCTGGCACTTCGTCGGCAACCGCTTCCTGTCGCTGCTGACCAACATCCTGTTCAACACGACCATCAGCGACATGGAGGTCGGCTACAAGGCCTTCCGCGGCGACCTCATCCGGTCCTTCCGCCTGGTCTCCGACGACTTCGCCTTCGAGCCCGAGGTCACTGCGAAGGTGCTGCGCACCCCCGGCGTGCGGCTGTACGAGATCCCGATCTCCTACTACGGGCGCTCCTACGACGAGGGCAAGAAGATCACCTGGCGCGACGGCTTCAAGGCGGTCTGGACCCTGCTGCGCTTCCGCTTCGCGCGGGTCTGAGGCCCGGCGGGCGCGCCCGCCCCCGTCGGTAGCCTCGAGCCGATGTCCGTCTGCACCCCTGAGGAGCTGGCCCTCCTGAAGGCCGCCGGGCGCGTCGTGGCCCGCACGCTGCGCGACCTGCGTGCCCGGGTGCGCCCGGGCATCAGCACGGCCGAGCTCGACGAGCAGGCGGACCGGCTCTTCGCTGCCGCCGGCGCGCGCTCGGGGCCGAGGCTGGACCACGGCCGCCTCGGCACGGTCTGCATCTCGGTCGACGACGAGGGCGTCCACGGCGTCCCGGGGCCGCGGCGGCTGCGGGAGGGCGAGCTCGTCAAGCTCGACGTCACGACCGAGCTCGACGGCTTCCACGCCGACGCGTGCCGCATCGTCGCGGTCGGCCGGGCGCGGCCGGGCGCGCTGAGGCTCAGGGCCGCGGCCGAGGCCGCGCTGCGCCGCGGGATGCAGGCCGCCACCGCCGGCGCCCCGATCAACCACATCGGCCGCGCCGCGCAGGGCGAGGTGCAGCGCCGCGGGTTCGCGGTCGGCACCGAGCTGACCCGCCACGGCAGCGGCGCACCGCTGGTCCTGACCGCGTGAGCGCGCTCACGGTCACCGGGCTGCACAAGCGCTACGGCGCCCACACGGCGCTCGACGGCGTCGACCTCGAGGTCGGCGACGGCGAGCTCGTCGGGCTCCTGGGGCCCAACGGCGCGGGCAAGTCGACGCTGACGAAGATCGCCTGCGGGCTCGTGCGGGCCACCGACGGCATCGTCGAGGTGACCCGGCCGCTGGGCTACCTGGCCGAGCTGTTCCGCTTCCCCGGGTGGTGCACCGCCGACGAGGTGCTGCTGCTGCACCAGCGCCTGGCCGCCTCGGACGGCGGCGCGGCCGAGCGGGCCGACCTGCTGTCCCTCGTCCGCCTCGAGGAGGACGCCGGCATGCGCGTCGAGGCCATGTCCAAGGGCATGCAGCAGCGCCTCGGCCTGGCGCAGGCGATGATCGGGTCCCCGCGCCTGCTCCTGCTCGACGAGCCCACGAGCGCCCTGGACCCCGGCGGGCGGCGCACCGTGCGCGACCTGCTGGAGGAGCTGCGCCGCCGCGGCATCGCGGTGCTGCTCAACACCCACCTGCTCAGCGAGGTCGAGCTCGTGTGCGATCGCGTCGTGATCATCGACCGCGGCCGCGTCGTCGCCGCCGGGCGCCCGGCCGACCTCGCGCGCCCGCGGGGCGTCGAGGTCGAGCTGGCCTCGGGCACCCGCGTCGTGGAGGGCGCCGCGCGCGAGGACGTCCCGGGGATCGTCGCGCGCCTCGTGGCCGACGGCGAGGAGGTCTACGGCGTGCGGGTGCTGCGCTCCAGTCTCGAGGACGTCTACCTCGACACGGTGGTCGACGTCCGGTGAGCGGCGTGCTCATCGTGGCCCGCCACGCCCTGCAGGAGGCGCTGCGCCGGCGCGTGCTCGCCGTGGTCGTCGTGCTCACGCTGGGCTTCGGCGCGCTGTACGCCTGGGGCACCGACGAGCTGTTCAAGGACGTCAGCGGCTTCTCGCACGACCCGTCGGGCCTGGACCCGCGGGCGCTGGCCGGCGCGACGATCCTCGGGCTGGCGATGTTCGGCGCGCTGTTCCTCGGCACCGTCCTGGCGACGTTCCTGACGGCGGGCGCCGTGCGCGGCGACGCCGAGCGCGGGCTGCTGCAGCCGCTCGTCGTGCGACCTCTGAGCCGCTCGCAGTACCTCGGCGGCCGCTTCCTGGCCGCCGCGACGGTCAGCGCGCTGTACGTGCTCGTCGTCTACGCAGGCGCCGTGGTGGTCGTCGGCCTGCTCGGCGACTGGTGGCCGCTGCATCCCGTCGGCGCCGCGCTGCGCCTGGCCGGCGGCGCGGCGCTCGTCGCGGCGCTGGCGCTGCTGGGCTCGATCTTCCTCGGGGCCACGGCCAACGGGATCTGCATCCTCATGGCCTACGGCGCGGGACTGCTGGCCGGCCTGCTGGGCGCGATCGGCGACGCGGTTCCCTCCCACACCCTGCAGCGCATCGCCGACATCGGCTCCTGGGTGCTGCCGTTCGAGGGCCTGTACCGCGACGCGCTGCGCATGCTCGTGGCCGACGTGCCCGGGGTGACCGGCGCGATCATCCAGCTCGGCCCGCTCGGCGGATCGCACGACGCCGGTCCGCTGCTCGTGCCGTGGGCGGTCGCCTACGGCGTGCTCGTGCTCGCGGCCGCCGCCCTGGCGTTCTCGCGCCGCGACCTCTGAGCTCAGGCGGCGCGGACCGCGATCCCGGCGGCGACGCGCGCCCGCAGGGCCGCGGCGTCGCGGGCGATGGACGGCGCAAGCGCCGAGGCGCGCACGGGCGCGCCCTCGGCGCCCAGCACGAGCGGGTCGACGGTGCGGGGCTTGGGATGCACGACGACGTCGGCGTCCTCCCCCGGGCGGGCGAGCACGGCGCGGGCCCCGGGCACCAGGCGCGCCAGTGCGCCGTCGATCTCCGGGTCGGCGGCCCCGCGCAACCGGTCCAGCAGCGCGGCGTCGGTGCTCAGCAGGTCGGCCGGGTCCAGCGCGCCGAGCGCCAGGGCGCGGCGGATCGCCCCGGCCAGCACCCAGTCGGCCCAGATCCCGGTCGGGTCGCAGAAGACCGTCCCCACCAGCCGGTCGAACCGCTCGGCGAACCAGGCTGCCGGCCCCGGGGCGGTCACCGCGAGCGTGCCCTCTTCGGTCACGGCCAGCGCGTCGAGGAAGGCCCGGGCGCACCCGGCCGTCACGAGCCCCTCGCAGACGGCGTCGCGCAGCGCGTAGTCGATGCGGTCGGCGCAGAGGTCGGGCGCCTCGCGATCCAGCAGCGGCCAGTCGTGCAGCGCCAGGACGGCGTCGGGGTCCAGCCCGTGGCCGGCCAGCAGCGCCGGCACCTCGCCGGCGCGCAGCAGGTCGACGCCGGCGTCTTCGTGCCAGCAGTCGCCGGCGTCGTCGAAGACGCGGTCGATCACGTGCGAGAACGCCCCGTGGCCCGCGTCGTGCAACAGCGCCGCGGCCTGCTCGGCGGTCGACCCGCCCAGGCGGCGGACGAGGAGCATCGTGCCCACGCTGTGCTGCAGGCGCGTGACGTCCCGGCCGGGTCGCACGAGCCAGACCGCCCCCGCCTGGTGCACGCCGGCCAGCCGCTGCAGGGCGGCCGTGCCCAGCAGCGCGCGCAGCACGGGCTCGCGGACGTCGGCGGCGCCGTGCAGCGCGTCGGCGAC from the Baekduia soli genome contains:
- a CDS encoding acyltransferase family protein, producing the protein MAGHKHAGALSPELTPDALRPPPGNPRFPLVDGLRAVAALCVVVTHTAFISGFNGHGELGAITARLDVGVALFFVISGFLLYRPFVAARHLARPAPRVLLYFRRRALRILPAYWLALTVLAIWPGLLLVHSGTWWVYYGFLQDLRVPWIEGGITAAWSLCVEVQFYLLLPLYALACARWLSGRSSAVQARAEAGALVFLAALSLLTRTLFFDDPAPDTVANTIAGTFTWFALGMGTAVLSVRWHATPVAQRPVPLRVLARRPGAAWVLSALLLLLVTRIGMPTVTITGYDGRDWFFGHVLYGAIALCFAAPAMLGDPARGGVPGRVLGWRPVAWLGLVSYGIFLWHQPLTGKFIGVQDWTTHGSFIVYTLVVAGVATGFATLSYYLVERPLLRFKDPPARSPGRTPGGDPSEITRDEPPRTVLGIQPPTESLEGRVGRP
- a CDS encoding glycosyltransferase family 2 protein, giving the protein MPPPLVSILVPAYGEAGTIGEVVRRVLALDGLEIELLVIDDGSTDATVPAAREAAAGDPRLRVLTHDRNRGKGAAVRTGIEASRGDIVVIQDADMEYDPRDLPKVLQPLLDGAADVVYGTRLRGGEPQRAHLFWHFVGNRFLSLLTNILFNTTISDMEVGYKAFRGDLIRSFRLVSDDFAFEPEVTAKVLRTPGVRLYEIPISYYGRSYDEGKKITWRDGFKAVWTLLRFRFARV
- a CDS encoding M24 family metallopeptidase, with the translated sequence MSVCTPEELALLKAAGRVVARTLRDLRARVRPGISTAELDEQADRLFAAAGARSGPRLDHGRLGTVCISVDDEGVHGVPGPRRLREGELVKLDVTTELDGFHADACRIVAVGRARPGALRLRAAAEAALRRGMQAATAGAPINHIGRAAQGEVQRRGFAVGTELTRHGSGAPLVLTA
- a CDS encoding ABC transporter ATP-binding protein, giving the protein MSALTVTGLHKRYGAHTALDGVDLEVGDGELVGLLGPNGAGKSTLTKIACGLVRATDGIVEVTRPLGYLAELFRFPGWCTADEVLLLHQRLAASDGGAAERADLLSLVRLEEDAGMRVEAMSKGMQQRLGLAQAMIGSPRLLLLDEPTSALDPGGRRTVRDLLEELRRRGIAVLLNTHLLSEVELVCDRVVIIDRGRVVAAGRPADLARPRGVEVELASGTRVVEGAAREDVPGIVARLVADGEEVYGVRVLRSSLEDVYLDTVVDVR
- a CDS encoding ABC transporter permease subunit, producing the protein MSGVLIVARHALQEALRRRVLAVVVVLTLGFGALYAWGTDELFKDVSGFSHDPSGLDPRALAGATILGLAMFGALFLGTVLATFLTAGAVRGDAERGLLQPLVVRPLSRSQYLGGRFLAAATVSALYVLVVYAGAVVVVGLLGDWWPLHPVGAALRLAGGAALVAALALLGSIFLGATANGICILMAYGAGLLAGLLGAIGDAVPSHTLQRIADIGSWVLPFEGLYRDALRMLVADVPGVTGAIIQLGPLGGSHDAGPLLVPWAVAYGVLVLAAAALAFSRRDL
- a CDS encoding HD domain-containing protein, giving the protein MRVADALHGAADVREPVLRALLGTAALQRLAGVHQAGAVWLVRPGRDVTRLQHSVGTMLLVRRLGGSTAEQAAALLHDAGHGAFSHVIDRVFDDAGDCWHEDAGVDLLRAGEVPALLAGHGLDPDAVLALHDWPLLDREAPDLCADRIDYALRDAVCEGLVTAGCARAFLDALAVTEEGTLAVTAPGPAAWFAERFDRLVGTVFCDPTGIWADWVLAGAIRRALALGALDPADLLSTDAALLDRLRGAADPEIDGALARLVPGARAVLARPGEDADVVVHPKPRTVDPLVLGAEGAPVRASALAPSIARDAAALRARVAAGIAVRAA